The Hippopotamus amphibius kiboko isolate mHipAmp2 chromosome 3, mHipAmp2.hap2, whole genome shotgun sequence genomic interval AGCCAGTCCGCTGGGTTTTGAGTCCCAGCACAgtcatttactggctgtgtgaccttaggcaagtggtttaacctctctgagccccatctgcaaaatgggagcaaGGACAACCCATAGGGCTGGGATGAGGATACAATCAGATAAGTGCACATAAAATGCTCATCCTTGTGCCTGGAACAGAGAAAGCATTTGTAAATGCTGACACTGTCATTGTTAAATTTTGGCATCCTGGCTCAGTGCTGGTTCTTTCTAAGTCCTCAGCAGaagtttccttcccttctcttccctaatGCCCCAAACCCAAGAGCCATCACCATCGCCCCAAATGGTAGGGCAATTATTTGATTCCCACCTGCCTTCTTTCCCTTCATCCTGGACCAGTGGATGGGGACCGATTACAAAGTACCCCAAACCTGCCTAGCCTCCTGCACCCCGGGGCCCTTGCCAAACTGCACTCGGCCAGTTTGGGTGCAATCTGTCTTGCAGTGGTTAAAAAGTTTATCTGCTCCTCGTTTTCTCTGCCCCAGAAGGAGCTATATccccacagacacacagacgCTATGAGTCAGTTTCCCGCCATCCCCAGACCAACTTATTCCAGGTCAAATCAAGTTCAAGGGCTGCTGCACAGGGCAGCTGCTGTTCTGGAAGGTCCTGGTCCAGAGGGCATAGGTGATAGGCACTGAGTCTCACCCAGACACAAGCCCAAGAAATGAGACAGCTCTGACACGGCCTTTCTCCTTGGCCCGCAGCCAGAGTCCCCGGCCTGAGTCATGGCAGCAGAAGCCCGTGAAGCAGCCGCAGTCACTCCCAGGTCTGGAGCTGAAAAGTTCCTGCCAAAGCAGGCCCTCAGCCCAACCCAGCCTGGCCTGACAAATCTACCCCAGAATGTGACCCAGCCCAACCTCCTGCGTCTAGAACGGCACCAGGAGAAGCCCAGGAAGAGGGGCCGCATTCTCAAGGAGCTGGGTGTGAGTGTCCATTTCctggggtgctggggtggggggagggaaatgGAGTGGAGGAGGCACATGAAGGTGGGGGGGCCCGCAGTGCAGGGAGCCCTGAGGATGGAGGGGAATGAGAAAGCCTCCCGCTTTCCCGCTTAACACTCAtgctaaaattttctctttttaaaaaaatgttttatttatttatgtatttatttatgtatttatgtatttatgtatttatctgtGCCGAGttttcgttgtggcacacaggatgtTCGTTGCTGCGTTTGGCATCttggttccctggccagggatggaagCCGGGCCCCTTGTATTGGGGGCGTGCAgacttaaccactagaccactagggTGGTCCCTcatcctaaaattttaaaagggatggGAGAGGCTGCCTGCACCTATACTGACACTAGCTCAGTGGGGGCCCATAAGAAGTCCTCAGCAGTAGACGTTTCCTCCCTTtacctctcttccccaccccccaacaccctGGAGACATTGCCACGTCCACAGGTGGCAGGACAGGTATGAGATTTCCACCTGCCTTCCTGAGAAATGGTTCTTCCTTACAGACGCAACAGGATCCCTTAGAAGTGGTCTCTGTTCAGCCAGCTGGTCCAGGACCCCAGCATCCCCCTTTAGGGCCAGTCCCCTGACGGCagctctctgccccctgcccctctcctgcACAGGCTTGCCATGTTGTCATCGCTCTGCTATACTTGATCCTTGGGAGTTACCTGGTCGCTGCCGTCCAGAACCTTCACCTGGTGGTGGTGAAGTGCTGGTATCCGTTCTGGGGGGCTGCCTCTGTGAGTAGATGCCAAAATGGGGGCCaggtgtgggggtgggcaggCCTGGGGGACCTGGCATTCAGGGCTGGAtgcagggtggggtggagtgAGCGAATAGGAGGGCGTCAGCctcagccccttcccctctgcttTGCTCTCTCCATCACACTGGAAGCAGCTCCTTCCCAGGGGCTCCTACAGGTCTGCAGTCCCAGAAGCGCGCCTGGGCTCTCGGCACCCTCCCCTAATTAACAAGCGCGCCCAGCACAGGGGAGGGTGAGCATGAGCTGGGCCACCGTGCCTTCCTCAGGCTTCCTCAGGCGCCTTTGGATCCAGCCGCACATCCCTGGTGCCTGAAGTCTCTGTCAGGGTCAGTCTGCAGGGCATAAGGGTGTAAGGCACAACTCCCATGCCCCCAAGTCCATTGCCCAGGGTGGGATGCGAGAGGAGACCAGTGCGCGCACCTTTCCTGGAGGCTCCCCAGGGTGTCCTGCTCCACCCCAGATCACAGCAGAGTCCCGCTTACACACCAAGTCCCAGCTCCTCCGTGCCCTCTCGACCACCCACTGTCACTTCCGTCCTCTGTccccaaggcccccaccccaagcTTTCACTGCACAGTGAGGGAACCACCATCTCCACTTGGGTGCCTACCCATCCCCGTGCTCCCAGGGACGGGCGCATAGTAGGCGCTCAGCACACGTGTGAAAGAATGATTGCAGAAAAACACCAGAGGCCCTGGAACCAAGAGCTAATAGCCTCTCAACTGCAGGATCCAGGAAAGGAGCCAGGGTTGGAGTAGAGGGCATAGTGCCACTGATGATCCCAGAGACATGGTTTGGACTGGTGAACGGGGGAAGCAGGAGGGGCCGGGGGGGCACTGTGAGTGCAGGACACAGCTGGAGCCCAGGAGTGGTCTGTGCACACAGGGAAGACCAGCCTATCTGGAGCGGGGCCTGGGATGGGCCGTGTGCAGGCAGGGTGATCTCCCGCTGTCAGAAGAATGATGTTCTCTACCCCACCACccccagaggtttttttttttttagaatataggGAGAAGGGAATTTGTGAGTTTCAAGGCACCCCAGCCTCTCTCATGACTGTTTCAAATCTGGCCCTCAGTTCCTCATTTCAGGGATCTTGGGGATCACAGTGGAGATGTTTCGGAAAAATTATCTGGTAAGTCGGACGTTAAAACCGTCCCCTTCCATCCCAAGCTTGGGGTAACTTTGAGAAGGGCACCGTGTGTAGTGGGGAGTCAAGAGGCAGCATGCTAGGATTTGCTAGGAGCAGGCACAAGCCTTCCAGACAGCAGAGAGTGTCCAAGCAGAAAGGTCCCCGTCCTGGAGGTCTGCCCTCTCACCCTGACTTCCGCCTTTCTCTCCACCTGCTGCCTTTCCTCCACCCCAGCTCTGGCCACCATCCCATTGGGTCTGGAGGTGTCATCCAGCCTGTTCACACAGCAGCCCAGGTGGTTGTTCTGTCAACCCCACTCCCCtcggctcctcccccgccccctgtgCCCTCAGCTTTCCTCCAAAGTCAGCAAGTCCACAAGGCCCACAAGCCAGGCTGCAGTTGGGCATCCATCAACTTCTCATCTCTAAGTGCCAGCCAGACACAACTGCTCCTCCCCTGTACTGTGCTGTCTCCTGCCCGAGCCCCTTGCGCTCTCCCCACTATGCATTCTCTCCCAGCTTTGACTTCCTCCTGATCATTCTTCAAGGTTCAGCTTActtgcctcctcctccaggcagtctTCCCTGACCCGCCATGGCTAGCTTCTACGTCCCCACAGCTCCTTGGACCTCCCTGTCTCCTGCTGCTCTCTCCCATGCACTAAGCTTGGGCAGCAGGTGTCTGAGCATCTTTCTAGCCCAGGGTGGCCCAGAGAGGCACAGCGTGGGTACCCACACAAGCCTGGATGGATAGAGGGGGATGGGGAATGGAAGGACCATCCCACCAATCCTGTGTCATGGCCTcagcccaccctccacccccaagcCCCGGCCGGGTGCACATTCATGCCCCCTagcctgggctgggctgtgactaccccctgcccctgccccctcagGGGCTGTAGATATCAAAAGAGTGTTGTGCCGTTTAcccagagcagaggcaggagatgCTTGGCAAAGACCTGGCTCTTCCTCCTGGTCTGGGCCCCTTTCAGAACCATAAGCCTCCTCACTTCCTACACCTGAGCACGGGGAGCCTCTTATTGCAGAGAAATCCATTCTAGTGTAAGCAGTTGGAAGTACTTTATGTTTATACTCTTTCCCCATTACAAGGGTTTGCACTTGGCAAGAGGCTTGGGGAATAATGCGTACATAACCCAAAATGATGATAATTAGAGGCATTTCAGGGGCCTTGGCAGGTGGGGCAGGAGGTAGACCTGAGTGAGTCTTCACTCGGGCTGGTCTCGCCCTTTCCTATGAGTGGGGAAGGAGCTCAGTTAGGGGCCGTTTGGGTGTCGAGACCCTGATCTATTGGCACATCTGATGCCCGGATGATTGGGGACGGCTTTGAAAGGGAGACAGCAGTGGCCGCATCCTTCTTTGTTACAAAGCCTATGGCTCCAGAGGCGGCCCTTGGTTTCTCTCAGTCCCATCCCGTAGAAGGTGAGGGCCGGTGGGGGCCTCCTTGGTGGTCAGCTAGCCCAGAAAGCCACGTTTGCACGCGGAGCCTCAGGTCCAGAGATGGGCAGCATTTTCCTGAGGTCACAGAGTGAGCTACTGGTTGGCTTGGGTGGAGGACCTAAATCCTGTCTATAACCTTTGGACAATGgctgttacttttcttttttgcttgtaGGGGGTGTGCTTGGTAGCAAACACCATCAGCTTCCTCTGTGTGCTGGCTGGCCTCTTTGTCATTGCCAAGGATCTCTACTTGGAGACTCCATTTGACTTTCCCTTCTGGAAACCATACCCCAATGACACCGTGAGTGCCCGGGCCCTGGGGGTCCTCTGACTCCCAGGAAGACACTGCCTTGAGCTTGGCCCAGAGGAAGTTTCCAGTTCTCAGAAAACCTCTTCTGGAGCCTGGCAGAGGAGGCGGGGCCCTTGTGGCTCTGTTCCCAGCCTGTGCCCCCACCCTGAGGCATGGTGCCGAGGGGATGCTGGCCTTCTCGCAGGCCAGCATCAGGGAGCCGGACGGGGCCTCGAGTCACGGGGTCCAACTTtaatagatggggaaactgagcccagagagggagaggggcctGTTAGAGGTGAAGTAGCAAGTTGGCAGCAAACTTAGGACCACAGTCTAGGACGGCTGATTCCTTGTTCAAGGCTCTTTAAATATCATAGCCCCAGTGACCCCATTATCTGTGAGCCTGACAGCAGCCTTGCAGAGCTGGCCAGGTTCTCTGTTACCCCCGTTTTATGGGAGTGaacactgaggtccagagaggctaAACTAGTGGACCTAGGCCATACAGCAAGGCAGGGGTGCAGTGAGGACTCAGCTGGGTCTAGGCTCCAAGCCCAGTGCTCTttttgccacagccacccctAAAGCAGAAGGTTGACAGCCGTTCCATGTGGGTGGCTGCAGGCCTCAAGGTCAGTTTCCAAGGGTTCTGACCACGGTGCTTCACTGGTCCTCATCGCCCTCCACCATGCACATACAGGTGTGAGCACAAACACACGGACACACGTgcgcaaacacacacatacacacacttcccCACCAAATGCTCATGGCCCTGTGAGACATCCCAGCTGCATGGTGGTCCTcagcccagctcctccccctccctcgctATAAGAGATGCTCCTTCCCCCTGAGCTTCCGTATCCTCATCTAAGTGGGGTTGAATGAAGTGATGCCTAAGACCACCTGCCATTCTATCAGGGGCCCACGAGATTCTCCAGTCCTCAAACATTATTCACCGAGGATGCGTGGGTGCCTGGATCTGGGCATAGAGCAGCGACGGAGGCAGACCCCGTCCCAGCCCGGCAGAGACTCGCCCTGCCTCTCCCGGCACACCAGGGAGCTGAAGCACCATGGTCCTTGCTGGCGGCTCTAACCCCTGCCCGTGCCCATGTGATGGGAGCAGATACCCAGCAAGGCCTTAcgtgcctctccctcccctctctccctcccaggtCCACCTCCAGAGGCTGGTGCTGGCCCTGCTCTGTGTCACCTGCCTGGAGGTCTTCCTGCCGTGGCTTATGGCCGTCATGGCCTACAAGCATACCCGCCTGTCTGCAGAGGTGAGGGCCTTCCGGAGATGGGAAATGAGGCTACAGAGGGTGCAGAAAGGGGAGCATCAGGCAGAGGGGATGTTGCCAAGCCCTTGCTAAGTGggaccacacacagaggcagCCCACAGTTCGGTAGAAGAGAAAAGGCATGGTAGCAGGGAAGATGCCAATTTGACGTGAAAAATGTGGGGCCACCGAGGAGAAAAGACCACGGGCGGTCAGAACAAAAGGCCACTGTGCTCCCAGCTCTCAAGCCCCTGGAGATCTTATGGAGATGGGCAGGATCCGGACCCACAGGTAGGATGGGAGAAGGGACCCAcaacagagggaacagcaggggcAATGGCTCAGAGACGGGCCAGGGAAGGCTGGCGGAGCTGCAGCACATTGTGGGGTGGCTGTGGTGGGAGCCAGGGTTGGGGCAGATCACAGGGACTGAGCACTTTGGGGTACTAGGTCCCCTCTCTGTTAAGCACATTAGAGAAACATGACATTTAACATAACCTTCTCAATCGCCTTTAAGGAAGGTActgacagccccccccccccccccattctacAGGTAAGTAAGCCAAGGCTTAGAGAGGTCACATCACTTCCCAAGGTCAAACAGCCGTGAGGAAATCCAGGACTCAGACCAAGGCGTGTCTCACCCAGAGCCAAGCCCTTGTGTACTGGAGGGTATAGCAGATTGTCAGGTTGGGGCCACAgagatttagaaataaaagactagtctctccccaccccagaagTGACTTCCTGGgctcatttctttaaaagaaaaaagttcataCTATAATCTTAACTTTAGAACACTGTAAAAAAAGAGTATGTTCTACATTCCCCATAATTCTGCAACTTTAGTGTTTTCATGTTAGTGTCATGATGCACTGAGTTTTCACACAACGCTGATGTGATTTTGCTCTTGAGTTTTACTTCACACCAAGCAAATAAGTTGTGCTAGTGACTGCCTGGCTGTCTGACAGGAAGTCTCCTTGTTGAGACATCAGAGGGCTGGAAGGGGCCTTGAGTCACCGAGGCCAACCCCACTTTCaagggggagactgaggccccaCTACCTAGTGGGAGGAATTAGCAATAACTCTTCCCACCTCTTGGCCTTTGCTGTGTACAGAGCCCTGTGCTGAGTGCTGCAGGCGTTATTGCTGCTGTAATGAATTATCACAAATTTGGCAGGGGAAAATGACATGACTGTATCATCGCCCATCTCTGAGGTCAGCATTTTGCAGTGGGACTCCCTGGGGTAAAATCAAGCTGTGTGGGCGCACTGCCACCCTTCCCGGAGGCTCTGGTGGAGAACGTCTCCTCACCTTTTCCAGttcctagaggctgcccacattccctgGCCCTTCCTCTACCGTGAAAACCAGCGGCCCAGCGTCCTCTGACACCTCCCCTCTGTCTGCCTCTTCCTCCAGTAAGGACTCTTGGGATTCCATTGTTCCCACCCAGGGAATCCAAGACACTCTCCCCATCTCAACCTTATCTGACTAGCAACCTtcattcccctttgccatgtaacctaacaTGGTCGCAGGTTCGGGGGGAAGACACAGATGATGTCTTTGGGGGCGACACCTCCTTGAACCTCAAGGCCACCTTGAGAGGCAGGTTCCGCTTTCCCATTTTTAAGAGGAAGAATGAGGCTCAGAAGGGTTAAGTAACTCCCCATGGCCACACAACCAAGAAATGGCTGAGTCCCTGAGGCCTCTGTGCCTTCCTGCATCTGGGAGCCAGTTCCAGGGACAGGCTCTGCAGCTCCCCATCACCCATCAGGGACAAAGACCAGGCAGCATTAGACCTGTCCCCTGAATTAATTCTAGCCCAGAGGGACTTTGTCGTAGCAGCTGGCCCAGCCCCACCGGGGAAGCCGACAGGATGAGAGATGTGTCCGGTTACCAGCACACGGGTAGAAGGCCAGGAACGAGGGCCAGGTCCGCTGCCTCCACCTGGCCTCTCCCTTCTCAGGATCATGGATGGGGAAAGAGTCACACCCTGGCCTCCTGGAAGTCCCTTCGTctctcaagcctcagtttccccaccttcATGTGAGCTTGAGACTCCAACAAGTGAGCCAGTGGGAagatctgttgatggccattcacTCCACGTATATGAGCAGCCGggatggtggcttctcttttgcagGAGGATGAACTGTCCCTTGTTCCCGACACACCGGTGCAGCTCAAGTTGCCACCGATGACACCTCCACCATCCTACGAGGACGTGACTCAAGGCGGCATGCTGGACAGGCAGGAATACAGGTGAAGAGGCTGGGCTCCCCGCACCACCAGAATTCACCCTGTGGGGCCCAGCTCCCTGGCAGACGTGGACCAATCCCAAGGGGTGGTTACCAGAAAGGAGCAAACAGCACCATTGCCAGAAATGCCTGCCCCATGCTGGTGCCAAGACaggggcccagcccagcccctcaaGCCCAGGAGGGATCCACaggcccccaggccccagctggacCAGAGCATGGCCGGGTCCTGCCTGCCCACCTGGTCAGCCCTGGGAGTGCACCCCTGGGCCGGCAGCagctcccacctccaccctccctgaTCATTTCCCCCAGTCAGTGATGGACAGAAAGCCTGTCCAAGAGGGGCTGTGAGTAGAGCCAGAGAAGGTCCTTCAGAGACCAGGGAGGCACCATCTCCCCTCGACTCAACCTACCAAGAGGTCTCTGGGAGAACTTGTGCGTTTGAATCCCTGGATTCggggtggaggcagcagggaTGTTGAGTCAGACAGAAACTGTGAGCAGCTCTCCCCTCCAAACTGTGAtgtttctccctgccccctccccagggcctcagtgtctccatctgtACGGTGAGGGGGCGGGTGAAAGAAGTGATCCAGGTGGTCAAGTTCAGGATTCCGGCTGTGACATCCAAGGTCACCAGTGAAGCTTCAGCCTTGGAATTCCACACCTACTTGGGCTGAATGAACAGGGGAGAAAGAGACCCACCTTCCTCATTTCCCGAATTTCAGTCGTCCCAGCACAGTCTTCAtgagttttgtttatttgctgaCTGTACTAAATTCCCTTTGCGTTTCcttaaattgacttttttttctcatatacaaTTATGTTGGGGGTACTTTGTATCAACAACAAACAGGAAGTCAGTACCTTTTCAGAAAAAGATGCCAACCACAAAAATCACGTAAACacggtaaaaattaaaaaaaggaacttGCTACCCCACCTCTGTGACCTCGCCTgcatctctctgcctctttctcactCTGTGCCAAACACCCTGGCTTCTTGGAGTTTCCACAGACACCCCGGGTACACCCCTGCCTCTGAGCTATGCCCTTGCTCTTCCTCTGGCTGGAGTCTCTTTCCCCAGGGATATGCAGCGCTCACTCTTTGAATCTTTACTGGGCTACTGACCCTCGGCCAAAGCTGatgtcatttaatccttccaTTAATCTGAGATATAGGTTCTGttaccatccccatttcacacagtctcagagaagttaagcaagtTGCCCAAAGGCACCCAGCTAtacgtttgcagcaacatggatggaactagagatgatcatacaagcaaagtaagtcagaaagagaaagacaaataccatctactgcttatatgtggaatctaaaatacgacacaaatgaacatatctatgaaggaaaacagactcacagacataaacaGACTTGTTGTTGCCAAGGagaggtggggtaggggagggacGAAGTGGGAGTTTGAGCTTAGCAgatacaaattattatatataggatggataaacaacaagatcctactgtatagcacaggaaactatattcagtatcctgtgacaatccataatggaaaagaatatgaaaaagaatatatgtataactgagtcactttgctgtacaacagaaattaaca includes:
- the MS4A10 gene encoding membrane-spanning 4-domains subfamily A member 10, whose amino-acid sequence is MAAEAREAAAVTPRSGAEKFLPKQALSPTQPGLTNLPQNVTQPNLLRLERHQEKPRKRGRILKELGACHVVIALLYLILGSYLVAAVQNLHLVVVKCWYPFWGAASFLISGILGITVEMFRKNYLGVCLVANTISFLCVLAGLFVIAKDLYLETPFDFPFWKPYPNDTVHLQRLVLALLCVTCLEVFLPWLMAVMAYKHTRLSAEEDELSLVPDTPVQLKLPPMTPPPSYEDVTQGGMLDRQEYRASVSPSVR